The window GGCGCCGAATTTACGGATTTTGCGCTGCTAACTTTCTTCTTTCTTATCATTCTGGCATTGGAAGCACTCAATACAGCAGTTGAGGTGCTGGTGGATCATTTGACCATGGATTTTGCAGAATTTGCTCGCCAAGCCAAGGATTTGGGATCATTTGCAGTTTTTTGTGGCTTGGCGATGGTCACGCTCTATAGTGGCTGGGTGATCTATAAAACTCTCATCTAGCCTGAGGAAACAATGAGTAAGACCAAGTCTGAAAGTGTTCGCGTGCTCCGCAATCAATTGGCTTCTGCCGTTCGAATGCGTAAGGCGGCAGTCGGAATTGTGACATTGTTGATTGCTCTTGGTTTGCTTCTCGGCCCCAAATGGGAAGGTGATAGCACCATTCTGCTTGTTCTTTCCCTGTTTGTGGCCTTTGTTGCGTTGGGCTTGGCCTATACCGGTCTAAGTCAGGCAATGATGGGATGGTCAAAGGAAAGCGAGATTGATTTGGATAAACGGGAAATCCGGCACTACACTGCCTCTCTCTTTGGTCGGTCGCGCCCTTTCTCTATTCCATTTTCCAAAATCAGTTCCATGGAAGCTGCAAATCCTGAATTTGCGGCGTCAGATGGGATGGCCATGCATTTGAAAGACGATCAGGGCCGTGTCATGATGGTGGTAGGATTGTTTGAAG is drawn from Cohaesibacter gelatinilyticus and contains these coding sequences:
- a CDS encoding diacylglycerol kinase, whose amino-acid sequence is MEYIRHTFRATAYSLAGFKRLMQETAAQVEVIFFCLLLLIYWLVGAEFTDFALLTFFFLIILALEALNTAVEVLVDHLTMDFAEFARQAKDLGSFAVFCGLAMVTLYSGWVIYKTLI